The nucleotide sequence CTCTCTGTTCGTCAATTAAGTCAGCCGGGCCAATTCCAGGATATTAACTTTGATCTCCACGCCGGGGAGGTACTGGGTCTGGCTGGCCTCATGGGTGCGGGGCGGACCGAAGTGGCTCGTGCGATCTTTGGGTTAGACCCACTAGCCCAAGGAGAAGTTTTTATTAAGGGGGTACCTGTATCCATCCGCTCGCCGCAGGATGCGATCGGTCGGGGCATTGGCTATGTCAGCGAAGACCGTAAAGCCCTGGGCTGCATTCCGGGTATGTCGGTGCAACATACCCTTACGCTGTCGAGCCTAAAAAACTACGCCCAATGGGGTTTTATTGTAAATCAGCCCGAACAGGCCGCCGCCAGAGAAATGGTTACCGATCTGCGGATCAAAACCAGCGGACTGCAGCAAGACGTCATGCAGCTTAGCGGAGGCAATCAGCAGAAGGTCGTGATTGGTAAGGTACTTTTGGCCCAGCCGGATATCATTATTCTCGACGAACCTACCCGTGGCATCGACATCGGCGCCAAGCACGAGATTTATCGGCTGATCCGGCAGCTCACCGAACGCGGCATTGCGGTGCTACTTATCTCGTCCGAGCTTCCCGAAATCATCGGTCTTTGTGACCGGGTGGTGGTTTTAGCCCAAGGTACTCAGGCAGCCGTGCTGGCGCATGAAGAAATTAGTCAGGAATCCATTATGCAGTACGCCCTTCAACGCTAACCTTACGCTGACAGCCTTTCAATGTCAGCGTTGTTTTGAATGAAAAGTATGAAACAACCCTCTCCCTCCCTCCTGCATCGAGCCAGCCACGCTTATAAAACCCGAATCCGCAGCTTAGGCGTTTTCGGTATCCTGTTCGCATTTGTAGTTATTTGCGTGGCACTGGCGTTGAGTACCCCCCGCTTTCTGACTGTTTCCAACCTCACGATTATCGTCACGCAGGTGTCTATTAATGCATTGCTGGCCTTTGGCGTGACGTTTGTCATCATCACCGGGGGCATCGACCTATCACTCGGCTCGATTGTAGCCGTCACGGGCGTGGTGGCGGCACTGTTTGCCCATCCTGATACTTACCCGCTCGTTGTCCCGTTGTTTATGGCGCTGGGTGCGGGCTTTCTGATTGGCGGCCTCAACGGACTGGTCATAACCCGTAGTAAGGTACCCCCCTTCATTGTCACGTTAGGTACCATGACCATCGGCCGCGGTTTGGCGCTTATTCTTAGTAAAGGAAGGCCCGTTTCCAATCTTTCTGATTCCTTCAACTTCATCGGCGGCGGTCAGATTTTCGGTATCCCGTTTCCTATTATTATTCTCTTTGTCATCTTTGGGCTCTGTTCTTTGCTACTTCGCAAAACCATTTGGGGTAGGTACATGTACGCCGTGGGTGGGAATGAGCAGGCCGCCCGTGCCTCGGGAATCCCCGTGGAGAAAATCAAGATGCTGGTCTATATTCTAAGTGGAATTCTGGCGGGACTGGCCGGCATTATCCTGACTTCCCGGATCACGACCGGGCAGCCCAACGCCGGGCAGGGTTTTGAACTCGATGCCATTGCCGCGGCTATCATCGGGGGCACCAGCACTTCCGGTGGCAGTGGTACCATGACCGGTACCCTCATCGGCGCACTGCTCATCGGGGTCATCAGCAATGGCCTGGATTTACTCAATGTGACCTCCTATTACCAGGAAGTCGTGATGGGCGTTATCATTATTGGTGCCGTAGTACTGGATGGGCTGAATAGCAAAGCCCACTTGTCTTAACTATTTTTTTGTGAGAAGAATGAAGTCCTTTTTATTCTTAATGAAACGTATTGGGTTCTCGAAAAACAAAAAAGCGCCGGATAAAATTGCTTCCATCCGGCGCTTCGCATTTAACCCAATACAACACTATACGGTTTCTACTTCCATCACCTGAGGTTGGGATTCCGTGTCTTTATTCTTGCGGAACCACTTCTCACGTACCCGCTCGTTGACGTAGTACATGCAGGGCACGATTACCAGCGTCAGTACGGTCGAGAAAATCAAGCCGAAGATAATCGTCCAGGCCAGAATGTTCCAGAATACTGCGCTATCGCCACCAATGACTACATGGGGGTCAAAGTCGCGGAAAAGGCTCACGAAGTCGATCGTCAAACCTACGGCCAACGGAATCAGCCCAAGTACGGCCGCCGAAGCGGTAAGCAATACGGGATTCAAACGAATGGCTCCGCCCTCGATAATGGCCTCACGCAGCGGGTACCCCCGGCCCCGAAGCTCGTCGATGAACTCGATGAGCAGGATACCATTTTTCACCACAATCCCCGCCAAAGCGATAATACCTACCCCCGACATGATAACCGAGAATGTCTTACCAAAGGCCATGAACCCGAGCAAAACGCCAAT is from Salmonirosea aquatica and encodes:
- a CDS encoding ABC transporter permease, whose translation is MKSMKQPSPSLLHRASHAYKTRIRSLGVFGILFAFVVICVALALSTPRFLTVSNLTIIVTQVSINALLAFGVTFVIITGGIDLSLGSIVAVTGVVAALFAHPDTYPLVVPLFMALGAGFLIGGLNGLVITRSKVPPFIVTLGTMTIGRGLALILSKGRPVSNLSDSFNFIGGGQIFGIPFPIIILFVIFGLCSLLLRKTIWGRYMYAVGGNEQAARASGIPVEKIKMLVYILSGILAGLAGIILTSRITTGQPNAGQGFELDAIAAAIIGGTSTSGGSGTMTGTLIGALLIGVISNGLDLLNVTSYYQEVVMGVIIIGAVVLDGLNSKAHLS